DNA from Streptomyces rishiriensis:
CACAGGCCGCCGAGCGCGCGCAGGAGCGGATACGCAGGCAGGGCGGGGCCGGGCAGCTGTCCCACTCCTGAGGTGGTGGGCGCGGCACCGGCCGGGGAGCGCTGACACGCCTCCCGGTCGGGCCCGCCCGTTCACAGGGTGAGCGCAGTTCTTCGCGGCGTGTGAACGGACGCGGTCGGCGATGATCTCGCGGGCTCACCGCGCCGGTGATTGCCTGGTCTCCTCCGAGCACCGGGAGTCCGCCCATGACGACAGCCGAGCGTCCGCCAGGCCCGCAGCAGGACGACGCCGAGCTCGCCGAGTTCGGCTACCGACCCGAACTCAGGCGAACGCTGGGCAGCTTCCACACCTTCGCCGCGGGCATCAGCTACATCTCCATCCTGACCGGCACTTTCCAGCTCTTCTACTTCGGCTACGGCAGCGGCGGCCCCGCCTACTGGTGGTCCTGGCCGATGGTGTTCGTCGGCCAGTTCACGGTCGCCCTGTGCTTCGCGGAGCTGGCCGCCCGCTATCCGGTCGCGGGGTCCGTCTACAACTGGTCGAAGAAGATCGGCAATCCGCATCTGGGCTGGCTCGCGGGCTGGATGATGCTGACCGCCTCGATCGTGTCGATCGCGGCCGTGGCGCTGGCCTACCAGTTGACGCTGCCGCAGATCTCCTCGCTCTTCCAGTTCGTGGGAGACGGCACCGGAACGTACGACGTGGCGACCAACGCGGTCGTCCTGGCCACCGTGTTGATTGTGTTCACCACGCTGGTCAACGCCTTCGGCGTCAAGCTGATGGCGACGATCAACACAGCCGGTGTGTTCATCGAGCTGATCGCCACCGTCGTACTGATCGTCCTGTTCGCCGTCCACATCACCCGCGGCCCGCAGGTGGTCCTGGAGACCAACGGCACGGGAGCGGGTCACGGGGCCGGGTATCTCGGCGCGTTCCTGGTGGCCTCGCTGGCCTCGGCGTATGTCATGTACGGCTTCGACACGGCCGCGTCGCTCGGCGAGGAGTCCATCGAACCCTCCCGCAACGCGCCCCGCGCGATCATCCGGGCCATCGTCGCCTCCTTCGTCCTCGGCGGACTGGTCCTGCTGCTCGCGCTGATGAGCGTCTCCAGTCTGCAGGGCGAGAAGCTGTCCACCGACGGGCTCCAGTACGTCGTGCTCGACGTGCTCGGTCCGACGGCCGGCAAGGCGATGCTGTGGTGTGTGCTGATCGCCGTCACGGTGTGCGCCCTGGCCGTGCACACGGCGGCGATCCGGCTGGCGTTCGCGATGGCCCGCGACAACAACCTGCCCGGCTCCTCGCGGCTGGCCAAGTGCCACCCGCGCTTCCGGACGCCGGTGCTGCCGACCGTGATCATCGGTGTGCTGGCGCTGGTGATCCTCGTGGTCAACATCCGCCAGCCGCAGATCTTCACGGTCGTCACCAGCATCGGCATCGTCATGATCTACCTCGCCTACCTGGGGGTGACCGGGCCGATGCTGGTGGCGCGGCTGCGCGGCAGGTGGCATCCGGCGAGCGACGGGAAGTTCTCGCTCGGCCGCTGGGGGCTCCTCGTCAACATCGTCGCGGTGGTGTGGGGCGCGGCGATGACGACCAACCTGATCTGGCCGCGCGCCTCGGTCTACAACGCGGCGGCGCCGTTCCACTGGTACCTGCGGTGGGGCGCCGTCCTGTTCGTCGCCGTGATCGCGGGCGGCGGCTTCGCCTACTACTGGTTCGTGCAACGGCACCGGACCGGTGTGCTCGAGGACCACCGCCCGGCGGACGGCTGATCAACCGGCGTTCGGCGCAGGACGCTTGTACATCCGGGTCGCCGTGATCTCGCTGCGCACCTGCGCCGCTTCGTCCTCTCCGGCCGGGGCCTGCTGCGGCAGACCCGGTCGGAGGTGCTCCTCGACGCTGATGTATTTCAGGCCCGCCCGCAGGTCGGCGTCGTTACGCAGCCGGATGACCAGCGGGAACTCCGCCAAGGCCGTCGTGTCGAACAGACCTGTGGTGTAGAGGAGCTGCACCCCGAGGGCGTCCGAGACGGCGCGCTGGAGTTCCAGCAGATAGGTCGCGTTGGCGCGCCCGATGGGGTTGTCGAGGAACAGCGTGCCGGCGTACCGGTGCTTGTCCCGGCCGCGGTCGTTGCTCCTGAGGGCCGCCATCGTGCAGTACAGGGCGATGGCGGCGGTGAGCAGCTGGCCGCCGGAGAACACGTCGCCCATCTGACCGACGGGGACCCGCTCGGCGCGCAGTACGGCGTCCGGCTTGAGGA
Protein-coding regions in this window:
- a CDS encoding APC family permease, coding for MTTAERPPGPQQDDAELAEFGYRPELRRTLGSFHTFAAGISYISILTGTFQLFYFGYGSGGPAYWWSWPMVFVGQFTVALCFAELAARYPVAGSVYNWSKKIGNPHLGWLAGWMMLTASIVSIAAVALAYQLTLPQISSLFQFVGDGTGTYDVATNAVVLATVLIVFTTLVNAFGVKLMATINTAGVFIELIATVVLIVLFAVHITRGPQVVLETNGTGAGHGAGYLGAFLVASLASAYVMYGFDTAASLGEESIEPSRNAPRAIIRAIVASFVLGGLVLLLALMSVSSLQGEKLSTDGLQYVVLDVLGPTAGKAMLWCVLIAVTVCALAVHTAAIRLAFAMARDNNLPGSSRLAKCHPRFRTPVLPTVIIGVLALVILVVNIRQPQIFTVVTSIGIVMIYLAYLGVTGPMLVARLRGRWHPASDGKFSLGRWGLLVNIVAVVWGAAMTTNLIWPRASVYNAAAPFHWYLRWGAVLFVAVIAGGGFAYYWFVQRHRTGVLEDHRPADG